In the Paralichthys olivaceus isolate ysfri-2021 chromosome 17, ASM2471397v2, whole genome shotgun sequence genome, one interval contains:
- the prmt6 gene encoding protein arginine N-methyltransferase 6: MRTEVAELNRAGVSGFVEKMSHVVKKRKLDKSRQDRLYFDSYTDVTIHEEMIADYQRTNTYRTAIQRNSELIRGKVVLDVGAGTGVLSIFCAQAGAKKVFAVEACSIAEQAARIVRQNNLQDRVEVIRGTVETVELPEPVDVIVSEWMGYALLHESMLNSVLYARDKWLKPGGLILPSRAELYIAPVSDPVVEDRLNFWYTVEEQYGVDMSCMSEFAQRCIMNSEITMNTVSGQDVLSHPARFAELDLHSVTAEELRSVRGQFRCESFGSASVGAFCVYFTVTFPCQDNKPPALVLSTSPFMPETHWKQAVLYLDAPVEVVQDTVVAGEVRMYPSEESSRHICIHVDYTLGAEKRQSKTFSISDWSSEAQS; the protein is encoded by the coding sequence ATGCGTACGGAAGTAGCGGAACTAAACAGAGCAGGAGTTAGCGGCTTCGTGGAGAAGATGTCTCATGTCgtgaagaagagaaaattgGACAAAAGCCGCCAGGACCGTCTTTACTTCGACAGCTACACAGATGTGACCATCCACGAGGAGATGATCGCCGACTACCAGCGGACCAACACGTACCGGACAGCGATCCAGAGGAACAGCGAGCTGATCCGGGGGAAGGTTGTGCTGGACGTCGGTGCGGGAACCGGCGTTTTGAGCATCTTCTGCGCACAGGCCGGAGCCAAGAAGGTGTTCGCAGTGGAGGCGTGCTCTATCGCCGAGCAGGCTGCGAGGATAGTCCGCCAAAACAACCTGCAGGACCGCGTGGAGGTGATCCGGGGTACGGTGGAGACGGTGGAGCTGCCGGAGCCGGTGGATGTGATCGTGAGCGAGTGGATGGGCTACGCTCTCCTCCACGAGTCCATGCTCAACTCGGTGCTGTACGCGCGGGACAAGTGGCTGAAGCCCGGCGGCCTCATCCTGCCGAGCAGAGCCGAGCTGTACATCGCACCGGTCAGCGATCCGGTGGTGGAGGACCGGCTAAACTTCTGGTACACGGTCGAAGAGCAGTACGGCGTGGACATGTCCTGCATGAGCGAATTCGCCCAGAGGTGCATCATGAACTCTGAGATAACGATGAACACGGTGTCGGGGCAGGACGTGCTCTCGCACCCGGCGCGCTTCGCCGAGCTCGACCTGCACTCAGTGACCGCGGAGGAGCTGCGGTCGGTGCGGGGCCAGTTCAGGTGCGAGTCGTTCGGCTCGGCGTCGGTGGGCGCCTTCTGCGTGTACTTCACGGTGACCTTCCCGTGTCAGGACAACAAGCCGCCGGCGCTGGTGCTCTCCACGTCCCCGTTCATGCCGGAGACGCACTGGAAGCAGGCGGTGCTGTACCTGGACGCTCCGGTGGAGGTGGTGCAGGACACGGTGGTGGCAGGAGAGGTCCGCATGTATCCCTCGGAGGAAAGTTCCAGACACATATGCATCCACGTGGACTACACTTTaggagcagagaagaggcagagCAAGACCTTCTCCATCTCGGACTGGAGCTCTGAGGCTCAGTCATAA